The proteins below are encoded in one region of Garra rufa chromosome 12, GarRuf1.0, whole genome shotgun sequence:
- the LOC141346681 gene encoding uncharacterized protein, with product MKIVLKDAHPVQLESCQCTCVAGTALCNHVAALLYQTAHYCQLRITSVPPTHSCTETEQKWHKPRTMGVKPGPVNDMVILSARPKERKLLEGIRSNLYKGVRSPLPQLSTLRVGEVYCDLPSEVAPLITTMSMDISAPLVDSAFGKVQEGSVLSYHIPAKRVPKTCSHTDAPSPPQLPLHGYRLGPSACSFVYTEHQQHHMMSLATTLETAHRIANSTKEQSSCNEWHQLRRPRITSSKYREVCHTRAESSAENLAKRLLRPSHQTADMRRGLDMEPAAIEEYCSTREVNHYPCGFLIHPDAPWMGSSPDGIVYDPKGQSVFGLVEIKCPNVASYVDCPYIKISEGTHALRKSHPYFWQIQGQMLISGLDWCDFVVYTQEDMFIQRIPRDNEVIKTMKEKIDYFFFYFYLIAFLDN from the exons ATGAAG aTTGTGCTTAAGGATGCCCATCCTGTGCAACTAGAAAGCTGCCAGTGTACCTGTGTGGCAGGTAcagcattatgtaatcatgtggCAGCACTGTTGTACCAGACTGCACATTATTGCCAGCTTAGAATTACGTCTGTTCCcccaacacacagctgtacagagACTGAACAGAAGTGGCATAAGCCAAGAACCATG GGTGTTAAACCTGGCCCAGTTAACGACATGGTAATACTGTCAGCAAGACCCAAGGAACGAAAGTTGCTAGAAGGAATCAG GAGCAACTTGTATAAGGGTGTACGTTCACCTCTGCCTCAACTTTCCACACTTCGGGTGGGTGAGGTCTACTGTGATCTACCAAGTGAAGTGGCTCCCCTGATAACCACTATGAGTATGGACATTAGTGCTCCGCTGGTTGACTCTGCATTTGGAAAAGTGCAAGAAGGAAGTGTGTTATCCTATCACATACCAGCAAAGAGAGTGCCGAAAACCTGTTCACACACAGATGCTCCTTCTCCCCCACAGCTGCCACTTCACGGTTACAGGCTGGGACCCTCTGCCTGCTCTTTTGTCTACACTGaacatcagcagcaccacatgatGTCCCTGGCAACAACATTAGAGACAGCACATAGAATTGCCAACAGTACAAAAGAACAGAGTTCCTGCAATGAGTGGCACCAACTAAGGCGGCCCCGCATCACCTCCTCCAAATACAGAGAAGTCTGTCACACCAGGGCAGAGAGCTCTGCTGAAAATCTTGCAAAAAGACTTTTGAGACCTAGCCATCAGACTGCAGACATGAGGAGGGGGCTTGACATGGAACCTGCGGCTATAGAGGAGTACTGTAGTACACGGGAGGTTAACCACTATCCCTGTGGCTTCCTTATCCACCCTGACGCACCATGGATGGGGTCATCACCTGATGGCATTGTGTACGATCCAAAGGGGCAGTCAGTATTTGGCCTTGTTGAAATTAAATGCCCCAATGTAGCAAGCTATGTTGACTGTCCTTATATTAAGATCAGTGAGGGTACACATGCATTAAGGAAGTCTCATCCGTACTTTTGGCAAATCCAGGGCCAGATGTTGATTTCTGGTTTGGATTGGTGTGACTTTGTCGTCTACACACAGGAAGACATGTTCATTCAGAGGATTCCCAGAGACAATGAAGTAATCAaaacaatgaaagaaaaaattgattatttctttttttatttttacctcaTTGCTTTCCTAGATAATTAA
- the LOC141346680 gene encoding uncharacterized protein, translating to MSSKKTFKFLRTSSTTAEHCCVPLCQASSKYNSVLSFHTFPSDTETRRKWLVAIRRDNFKVTPHTRVCSRHFKKEDVRESKTETGRRLLVKGAVPSLFEWNDFTVPTSRPGVWERRERPPPPVLEDDTAVDDDELCMDHDYASAPDPASVDLVLDDNQSLREEIRMLREQVEKLTMNQRFGIHRFASSDKDIRFFTRFASYDLLRRFWALIEPSLPYMVSVTQAQRGTYTESSSTVTHSLQPIDEMFMFLNYLALGSKQRDLADRYGVHQSTVSRIITTWSNFLYTVLGSVRIWIPEEKIREHLPAEFEDYADTTVILDCTELRCQCPTSPLLQSETFSAYKSHCTLKGLLGVAPHGAVTFISPLYAGSISDKQIMRESGILSLLRPGMAIMVDRGFLVEDFVPCKIYRPAFLSGRSQMSACEVRETQAIARLRVHVERLIRRVKEHKFFDTEIPLRLFGNINQLYTVACLLTNYENGPLVKAWAKQPE from the exons ATGTCTtctaaaaaaacttttaaatttcTTCGAACCAGCAGCACTACCGCTGAACACTGTTGTGTACCGCTGTGCCAAGCTTCCAGTAAGTACAACAGTGTACTTAGTTTTCATACTTTTCCATCAGATACGGAAACTCGGCGAAAATGGCTTGTTGCTATACGGAGGGACAACTTCAAAGTTACTCCCCATACCCGCGTATGTAGCCGGCATTTCAAAAAAGAGGATGTTCGTGAGTCAAAGACAGAGACAGGGAGACGACTATTAGTCAAGGGAGCTGTTCCATCATTGTTCGAATGGAATGATTTCACTGTACCCACCTCAAGACCGGGGGTATGGGAGAGGAGGGAGCGACCGCCGCCGCCTGTGTTGGAGGATGACACAGCGGTTGACGATGATGAGCTGTGCATGGACCACGACTACGCTTCGGCTCCAGATCCCGCATCTGTCGATTTAGTTTTAGATGACAATCAGTCTCTCAGAGAGGAGATCCGCATGCTGAGGGAACAAGTTGAAAAGCTGACAATGAATCAGCGCTTTGGCATTCATCGGTTTGCTTCCTCTGACAAGGACATACGTTTTTTCACAAG ATTTGCATCCTATGACCTGCTGAGGAGATTCTGGGCCTTAATAGAGCCATCACTGCCATATATGGTCAGTGTGACTCAAGCACAGAGAGGCACCTATACAGAATCAAGCTCCACTGTG ACTCATTCCCTGCAGCCCATTGATGAGATGTTTATGTTCCTCAACTACCTCGCACTGGGTTCAAAACAGCGTGACCTTGCTGACCGGTATGGAGTCCACCAGTCCACAGTCAGTCGGATCATCACAACATGGAGCAACTTTCTGTACACTGTGCTAGGGTCTGTGAGAATCTGGATACCTGAGGAGAAAATAAGGGAACATCTGCCAGCTGAGTTTGAGGACTATGCAGACACTACAGTCATCCTGGACTGCACAGAGCTGAGGTGTCAGTGCCCTACATCAcctcttctccaaagtgaaacaTTCTCGGCGTACAAGTCCCACTGTACTCTCAAAGGCCTGCTTGGAGTGGCTCCTCATGGGGCAGTCACATTTATCTCTCCACTGTATGCTGGTTCCATCAGTGACAAACAGATCATGCGAGAGTCTGGAATTCTCTCCCTTTTGAGACCTGGAATGGCCATCATGGTTGACCGAGGTTTCCTTGTTGAAGACTTTGTGCCTTGCAAGATCTATAGGCCAGCATTTCTCTCTGGAAGATCCCAGATGTCTGCCTGTGAGGTTAGGGAGACCCAAGCAATTGCACGCCTTAGAGTTCATGTTGAGCGCCTCATACGCCGTGTTAAGGAACACAAGTTCTTTGACACCGAGATTCCTTTACGTCTTTTCGGAAACATTAATCAGCTCTATACTGTTGCATGTCTCCTGACCAACTATGAAAATGGACCTCTTGTAAAGGCGTGGGCAAAGCAGCCAGAGTAG